A region of the Culex quinquefasciatus strain JHB chromosome 1, VPISU_Cqui_1.0_pri_paternal, whole genome shotgun sequence genome:
CTTTATCAGAAGCCATAATTTATTAGACCGACCTAATATTTCAACATTAGCCAGCGAAAGATGCATATCTTTCAAAGGTGcacaattttataattatttttggaatagaTTTGGTGATTGTCAAAGcgtatcaatatttaaaaacaaaattgctCTCTTTTTTGAATGAACCCACTGTCTTTAAATCCTTCGATTTTCTTGTTACATAGTAGACTATTTTGATTTCCAATCTtctcatttttttcacttttgctttcttcacgcagaaaaatattttgtaaaatcagcctgtacggggtttgattcaacaaattttttgttgaatataatcaacgccgattttgcgttgaaacaaaccttggtttactcaattccacaaaaatcttttgttgttttgaaaaagttgctttgatgtTTAGCGTTGATTCCGAGGTTGATTCaataaaaatcttgattttcaaatcaacaaaacgttttgttgattcaaatatgcctcaTTTTTCTGCATGTTCTAAAACTCAGGATCAACCAAACTCCTTCACAGGTGGAAACCAATGGAGTTTTAccggatataaaaaaaaattgtaaacactAAAATTTATTGTATATTGTATTTAAATGATGTAGGTTTTGGCGCTACTGCTTTGGTGGGTTTTCCTATCGAATaaacaatcaatcaaaaaaaaaaaaaaaaggtcactgacgaactgacgtgccacgaGCAAACCACTTTTGAAGCATGGTCGCAATTTCAAAAACACGTGTGGAAGAGAGAATTAGTTCAGCGAACCTGAAGGTTGATGGAGTTGGTGTTCGCTGGAGAATTTGCGGTcagaattttctcaaaaatatgtatggggtggcacgtcagttcgtcagtgggTGAATTTTGATGCCGGGTAACAACCAGTTCCAAGATCCAAACCAGGATTCTTGATATTCTGCGTCTCTTTTCGAATCTGGGAATCAACTGAAAATCATTACATAACCCTTCTAAACGGCTCGTGTGGTAGTTTGAGCTCCTAGTTTATCGTAACTTGAGATTCTAaccaataattttaatttttttgtagagTAACAAAATTTATATTCAAACAACCCAAACAATGCGaagcaatcaaaacaaaacaagctcACACACTGATTCAAAAACGCCTAAACATGTttgacagatatttcgcgacaGAAAATAATCGCAAGAGTTGAACTCGCTCAATTCGGTTTTGTGCCGCGGCGACAAtacaatacactcaaaccccgatggtttgacaccaactgttgtcaaacgaacggggtcacgttttagtttgacaccccttttacacggagttcacacacactaccaaacgtttgttttgatagtgtgcgtgagcgccgtgtaaaaagtgacacttcgtcactttttagtttgactttgaccaaccaacggggtacaaactaaaaaagtgtcaaacgaaaaaccgggggttgagtgtatgtaCTAGCTTATTGAAGTTTCAACGTGCTTGACAAAAATAAATCGGTGTACACTAAAAAcccccaattgggtcctaaaatgaagcttagattgctgatattattgtttacagcgataaagcttatttttctcagtacaatgaccctttgtacgaccacaaagagtttaaaatggatttttaaatcaattttgaaaaattaacctcgcggtccttcttgatagaaaagttcctacttgacagctcgttccaaggggaccatagttgatccatcgaaaaaatgttgtcttgtcaaaaaaaaaaatttgcattaaaatgaaaaaaaagtgatcagaaattgtttttaatcgtgttttttatcgttgtacataaaaattgacatagggctttagtacccaattatgcTCAGGCGTTATGCTTTgcatttcgtcgatttctctgagACGactcaacatttttgcaatcttttttaagCAATCTATACGTGatgtgcagatctacaaattgctGTCAAAAGGACATCAAGGACCGAGACATCGCAAGACATGTAAGttccttgcatttttttttgtctgacaggtaggggaaatataccctttctaatcaaacacctatcttcgtcatatggagagtttgatgctcgatttaagctccaaaaatactatttaggctataaacttatcaGCAATAGCaacgcctcaagtaagcacgcaaattaatgccatttactggccaaaaagatcaaattaaatgcacttttgatcataatttctattttgcgagcccaattctcatcattttggtggcacacacatccacacgcaaaatcagaggttaactgcttaacgaaagtcgccatcaatatcttttcacttgcgctaacgatttcaaagcgcttgagatataaaattgcttccaactaccggcaacatgttcttttgaccattacttagtcactcacttgaaaaataatcccgaaaaatgtaaataattagcaagcaccataaaaaaaaacaaacgcgctgcaaaattgcaaaaatattgcgtcGATCCAGAGCAACCGACAAATTAGAAGAACGTTACGCAccacgtaaaaagaggtttctctgtattaaTATTTCTGACGTGCGTAATGCCGTTACTATCCGTAACACCCTCCATGCTTAAAAATCTAGATATCCGTGGAAATACTGTAAATACGTGCAACTATCGTGCAAAACTGAATAATTCATGAGTGAACCTTGTTTTAATCTTCTTCTGTCTGAATGCAGTGTCAGCACAAACCAAACGCTATTAAAACAGACAAGTTGAGGTGATAAGTACTCCGCGTCCAAAAACAATCACCTCACGTCCATCTCTCCAACATACTTTATTCGAATCTCTTATCACCCAATCCAAAtacatcaaacaaaaaaaaaaaggtcttcACTCCGTCCCCGACGATAGCTGTGCGTGCAGCGTCGGAACGTAATCGTCAAACTGGGCCCGGTAAAAGTTGCCGGCCACCAGCGGTCCCAGCCCGTAACGCTCGACAAAGGACTTGTGCTGGAAGTTCAGCCGGTTGTTTCGGCTGCGGTTCGAAGTCTGCGGTGCGTCCGAGAGGTCCAGCTTCCCCGTGGGCTGCTTGTACACCAGAAAGATGTACCGATGAAGTCCCGATCCCTGCGGAGGACCCGATCCCACGAACGCAATCCGGTGGTCACCTTCGGCGATGCGCGTTCCGGGAATGTTTCCCACGAACCAGTGGCAAACCGAGCGGAACTTGGGCTCGGCTCGGTTCGGTGCGTCCGGATCAACCATGAATAGCGTGTAGTACGAGCTGGGATCGTCAACGGTCCACTCGATCTGGGGCTGCTCTTTTACCTGAGTTGGCGTCAGCTCGTTGCCTCCGTTGGCCGATACTCCGCTGGGGTAGCTCACCTACATACCGTTTTGATTGGGGGTTATTCAGGGTCATCTCTGTAAGTATTTTACCGCCCTTACCTTCGCCAACTCCGTCGGGGCGGCATCCACCACATCCGGAACGACTTCGTGGTCGGTGAACGCTTTCTGTACGTCGGCCATTTCGGAGCGCGTCTCTTCACTACACAAGCCAGCGGTAAACTGCTGCAACAGTACAGCTAGAGCGATCACCACCACTTGAGACATCTTACAAGTGCGCATCGACATCGTTGTTATCGCCGAACAGAACGGGGCGCGTTCGTGACAAGATGAGGACAGTCGGATTGTTGGCCAAAAAATGACGACAATCTTTAGCAAATGAGCTACCGCGGTTATCAGTTGAATTTCGGACGGATGAGCTGTACGAGAATAGTTGACCGATTCCAAGATCAGCCAAGCTAAAACTGGCTAGCTGTGGTGGGGCTCGAGTATTGCCGTATACAGAGAAAGGTGAATTAAGCATTCGTGAACAGCTGACTTGAGGAAAACTGAACAAGTTTGATGAGTGACTCTCGAAATGTAGTCGGACCGGTTTTTTATTTGCTTCCCACACTGCACGCGGCTACAATTGACCGATAGCTGAAGTAGAATGATTCGCCGCAGTGAAATTACTAAGTTTTCGGCTTTTACTAACTTTTAGAAATTATTCTAGAAGCCGATTAGTAGACGCTCAGACTACTTTCTGTATGTATGTCGACCAATGTTGGCTTAAAGAtctatgttatttttaaaacatttacaaaatcttttcaaacaattgaaacTTGCTTCTTCGATTACAGTTGAATACCTCGTTGAAAACGCTATTCAGTAATTGAATGACAAAGTGTTTCTATGGTGCCCGATCGAATTACATGCTGTTCTCCTGTTAGGTTTTGCGCCTACTAGACTTTGAGGTTAGAATGTTGACAgttcgtgtgcactgtttacattggTTCTACGAAGTGTCCTATCTCTTAGGTATTACGCCGACtcaatttttaggttagaaatttgacagcttggctgcactgtttacatttttgcacgtgggtcagtaaaaatgtgtgtgcgtgtgcgctcgtgacgttaCGCTGTAGAACCTTCTACTGCTAGTTAAAGTTTAGATTTATGTTTAAATTGAATCACAAAAATacaattaattgtttaattaatttatattaTCAGCAATTATTTTCTTGTGATGAGTATCAAGTAAAAGTTCTTCGACCTTAACTAAAACGATACAAATTGCCCTTGATTAGCCCTGAAGGTTCACATTCTTAATAAACTTAACCAAGTCCATCGACATTAtatctgcccataattgaaaattcggctattatgccaaatcaagtattccgagaaaaaagcgttttagtgtttgtcacaaaatctccgtcaatgcaatttcccataagagtggcatattagccgtttggtttttcgcatcggcagccaagtctaaacactatttcagtgaaattcaagtaccaggagatgcgttggaacatcctctaccacctggtgctaatatctcgtttttgccaaaagtggatattagccgttttttcaatggtgggcagataTAACTTGCGTAAAAATATAAACTTGCTTAGTGCAGGTAAACCAAAGTTGCTGGTAGAAGCATTGGAAGCATCCACTAACCAGTTTTTCATTCAACTGCCAAGATTCAATTCAACTCCGCTCAGTGAGCGACTATCGTTAGAATGGAGGTGCCATACCAGAAGACATTCACCCAACTTTTCACGTCCAGCAGCCGAGACCAATTCGAGAAGAAAAACGTGCTCCTTTTTGGTTTGAGCCAGCTTTGCGCAATTCTTCGCGCCACCTCACCGAAGCCGTCTGGCAAGCAAAAAGCCTTTAAAAGAAAGCCACACGGCCACGGTCTGGCCTAGTAGGTTCTTCAAAGTCGACTCAGCCAGATCAAGTTAAGAATGTTACGTGCAGTGTCGGTTGCGTTGTTGGTGGTTCTATTGGAGACGCGTGGCTCGGAGATCTTGAACGATGCCCACATCTACCGTTCGTTTGCGTCCGACGAAATCGTGCCGGAAGTGGTCGACGAAGCCCCGGACTGTTGGCTGCGGGTGTCGTACAAAAGTGGCCGCGAGGCGGAAGGCGGCAACCGGTTGACCCCGACCCAGACCCGGAGCATTCCGTCGGTGACGTTCAACGCCAACGATCGGTCGTTTTACTCGCTAATTATGACCGATCCGGATGCGCCCAGTCGGGACGATCCCAAGCACCGGGAGTTTGTACACTGGATCGTCGGGAACATCCAAGGCAATGACCTGGAGCGAGCGGATACCATCGTTGAATACTTTGGCGCGGCTCCGCCCAAGGAACGGGCTTCACCGGTTCGTGTTCCTGCTGTACGAGCATTCGGAACGGTTGGACTTTGCCAACGAGCCGCGGCTGTCGAGAAATTGCCGCAACCCGAGGAGATACTTTTCCACAAAGAATTTCGCTAGGAAATACGGATTGACGAATCTGTGGGCCGGAAATTACTTCCAGGCGTTGTACGACGACTATGTCCCCATACTGCAAGGACAGCTTTCCGAATGTACTGAGTATACCCGTTAATGAACTAGAAGTGTGAGTAGTTAAAGTAATAACTATCTTTAATTTTGTCCCCAGGTACGCAAACAGAACTGACTGGTCCGAGGAATGGAACCGCGTTCGGAGGTTGAGTGGAAACAATTTCAACTGATGTCGAATAAAAACAAAGTTTACCCAAAGTTCGCGTTTTTCTTTGCCTTCCTCGCTGAGGAAAAGCTTTATATTGTTGCGTCACAACTTGGTCGGTGGTGAAATTGTCACGCGAAGAATTAGTGGACTGTAAACACTTTTGTAGGGAACGATTTCATAGAAGAAAAACACAGTAACTTTCACTGAAACCAGTGGAAAAAGACGTCCATACTGTAAGCGGTCCACGAGGCGACTGAAAAAATCTGACAGTGACAGCCAGGGTTGCCACATTTGATTCTGTATTTTTGagggtcaaaaatctgtatatctgtatcagggggacgaaaatctgtatttggaatctgtattgatatttttaaacaatttttcaaaaatgcaaaatattctTAATTGCTTTTTAATGCATAAAATGCTATACAATCTGAAATTTAATGTGTGGGCTCAtccagcaattaaaaaaaaatatttaaagaattaaaattatttaattttaataaaaaatcctgaaaatctgtatatctgtatgtttttcttaaaatctgtatttctttatatacagattctgtatgacctcatcacctcaaaaatctttaaaatacagataaatctgtatttgtggcaaccctGGTGACAGCGCGGAGTCACGCACTTTATCTCGCCGTCAGGTTGGCAGCGTTTCGTCGACTGCACACTGAACGTCGTTTGCGCAAACTTGGGTGAAATCGCTAGTCGAGTGATGACCGAACGGCTATAAATCAATGGATGGTCCCTGAAGTAATTGTTTCTGTTTGCGGTTTATTTtagagatccttaatagggagactggtcgaagtgaatttgacgtacccaaacagacacgagtttgacgtatccaaacgagcatttgcctttacgcccagcaaaacttatcagtgttgccaagctcaaaacatacgttgccagatcgatttagccagcttagaccagtctccctatttagggtctctagtttATTTATCAATCAAAATGGGATGGTCATCAAAAGTAATGAGTATTTTGaattcatgcaaaaatattCTTTCGTTGATACTTACAGTAGAGAGAGCCTAAATTTACGAGTATTCACATAATTTGTCTACCTTTAAAAACATTTGGAAAAGCTTAAGGtaaaatgctctacaacttaaatttaaatttgtttagaaAAAATTATGAACATAATTCGCGATCGGATAGTCGTACGGATGTCCAACGGCTTCGATGAATATAAACGCCACCAGAAGTAAGCTGGTCCCAAACAGATCCCCAAGCGCCGTCAAGTACGGAATGGCCGCACTGTCCGGATCAATCTTCCACTTCCACATGGCGTGGATGATCACGTGAGCAATGTACAGCAGTAGCATTACCTGAATCAAACTCGCGAGCAGATAGCTGAACACAAACGGAGCTCCGATCGTCGACTCTGACATGTGGATGAGATCTGCCAGGAAGATGAACAGTACCTGGCCGGGAATGGACATCAGAATCAGGATGCGGGACGTCTTGGCCGAGGGAGCTCCCTTGAACAGCGCCTTCCAGGGCTTCTCGAAGATCTTGGTGAAGGAGGGAACCGTTCCGAAGGTCGTGCTCTGATGCAGCATGGTGGAGAGTTTGCTCGCTTGTACCGACACGAGATTGCCGCCGATTCCGTTGATGATCGGCTGGAACACGACGAACCCGCTGAACATCCCAACTGCCGCGTTCAGTACCAGACCGCCCAGACTAAAAGGGTTTGAGAAAAACATTATTATTCGAGACTATCGATGATCGCAAGCCGTGACATACCTGCTGATGAAGAGTGCCGAAAGGACGGGAATCCAGCCGGACTTCAGTACGGGTCGAGTGTACCGATTCTTAAGGacaatgaaaatccaaaatggcaACAGAAGCACGAAGCAACCGATTATGATGTACGTGACCCAGAGATGAGTGTCTACAAGGAGAAATATCATTCTAGAAATCAGCTAAAATGTAGATTTTATGCCAACTCACAAAGATGCTTGAACAGGGTTGACGCAATGAAGGAAAGTAAACTGATGGCAACCATGTCTCCGATCGATGCCGCCATTGGAGTGGCCAGATTGTCCGGATTCAGCTTCAACCTGTTGGATAACAGAATCACAGCGACTATcacaaaatctgaaaataagAACAAACAGAGTTCACAACGTCATCCTTCAACCAACAAAACCAAACTCTTACCCAAAACAAAACAGGACAAATTGGCGGTAAACATGGCGGATGCCGTTAGCAGCAACGCGTGATCAATCAGGAAGAGCCCGTTGATGGCCGCTCCGACGCCGATGGCAAACAGCGACACCAGAAAGGCCGCAACCGTGGCCTGCACCTGCACCAGCGCGATGTTCCCCAGAACCATGTGCGTAATCTCACCAACGCCGACCATGTTGCCCAAATTGGCCTGCGTGGACAGCCGGGACGCCAAACACATGTCCAGATTTCCCTTGAGTCCGAGCAGCGCCGGAACCAGTATGAACAGCTCGGTCACGTGTTCGAACACTTTCCATTGCTGAAAGAGTCGAACGATGAGTCATTAGTGATAAGGGTTGATTTGAAACAGATTTATTTTCGGTTATCGAAGGTGTCCATTTGGGGCCTTAAAATAACCTCCCAAAGGTTCACCGAAAGTAGATTAGGCACGCAGAGCCACGCGCGTGATTTATGATCGGGACTTAAAACGTGTCAAACTTTTTCGCTATCTAGGTGAttagaaaagtgttttttccaTACCCTAACCTGTAGGTCAACATTCAGATGTTGTTGCACGGGTGTGGGCCGGTGTTACCGAAAAAATAATCGGTTGCATCCGGTTCTCATTTTCCCacccagagctgaaaatgtcaggggtcctgacgcgaaaatcggcgacgcaaacacgattttttcagatccattcactgaatcgcaaaaccgtgacataaacaaacccgactcagtcgtgagtgccctagctcactgagcagctgcaatgcgaggcagtagtcgaccaacgctcattcgacgttgcacgcacacacataaagaaacaagtttttacacaaaagttggtatttatgcgtggaaatgtaattttgaataaaagttatggttgttttaagtgttttgcacagtctagaaccattcaattgttcaaaaatagtcaaaatagtgttcagagaggattttacgagtcagtcatacgacacgaattgagtgagtgtagctcatttttcacgtctctcattctccagcagccgaccggcacgagtcaggcggcagtggttgaacggacacagtaggcttacagtcacatgctagcagtgaactgacattttggtttgcttcatgtgtacggtgggttggaaacattttgcaggcctgttCCCACCAGCAGCTTAGTTAAACGATAAGAGTTAtcgcaaaatttgaaaacaataaaaaaaaatcaagtgcgATTATTCTATTAGCTTGCAAAATCAATTGTGATTTCCATTGAGACGATGGACAATGAATACAACCCATCAGGTTATCAAATAGGTGGAGATAaattttggcaacactgtccaAAAGTGGCAAAATAGATCATTCCAATGACGCAAATGCAGCGTAATGATAGACTCGTGCATGGTGAATGATTTACAAGAATCTCTCGAAATTCACAAAATAGCAATGAAAACacagttttgttttgttaataataTTATGTGGTCTAGTGAAGGTTTCAAAACTTTGGCtgtgaaacatttgtaattagGTAATTtactcaatattttgaaatttatatgcaggtaatgaactctcaaaaaatacttaacttagactattttgcttaaaatttacatgaaaaacatgcaaacaaaaaaaaaatattaacaaattaacaattcaaaattggtccgaaaaatcagggggcaaacatttttttttcaaaaaacttcaaaattttaacggaATTGTGAGAGTAATCagcttttaacattttaaaatgcattcccctgtgtttaacatttcaaacatgttcatgtttgtttaaaaatattttcaatgttcGTAAAATTCCGTTGCACAGCGCtgcaagtttgttttttttcggcgaaaaaaaaaaatcgtgaatacttggatattttgaaaactaatgatttcaaaGCATTCGGGCAGGTGTCAAATgtattttgaaatacttttttcattcaaatgtttgtatttaCCATGGCCaatttttatacatatttttgcatttttcaattttgaatgttgcacaaatcaaaactaacaaaattttaccCACAACAGCGACTAACTTGGTGGAACAAATGCACTTTGGGGTCCCCAAAAAACGGGCGAtttgtcttaattttttttttcaaaatattaagacAGGGCTGAATTCcataaagtttgtatggagaactaGAGCGGTTCGTCGCACTTGCATACAATCCACAAATTACACGCATGCAATATGTACAAGGAGCGAACCGCACTGATTCTCCTTACAAACTTTTATGAAAACCCATTTGAGCATGTCAAATTAAAACATTACTAAAGATTAGCAAACAGAATTTTACCGACTTAGGAATAAGTTGTACCAAAAATTGGTTGTAATGTTTCCTTCTCGATCATCTAGCTTTTGTTTCCATTTTGTTTATATTAACGGTTGTTTTACCGATATtcattttaccgaattcggtaccGTCAACTAAACcccagtacagtcatccctcatattcggaacagtttacagatctgccaatgttcaacaaatcatagaaaatcgataattgaacataatgatttgctttttccttcataagaaagcttttcttgcgatctttcgattaaAGTATAGacttgctgtacatttttacgttttatatcaagttttttttaagaaaaacattgactcttgaaatccacaaattcggaacacttttttcttacgatgtaaacaaacttttttttctctccaggagtacacattttttacaaaaaaaaatatttcacactctgaaaccaacaAAACTCTAGCTAAGTGATGTTTtaaacatggtctgataactttatttgtgaaaatatcaattaaattcaggtgttccacaattgtgggaggcacaataacatccaacaattcgacggtaacatttcaaaaggcatcatgtacattttgacactttctgggttattgtatattcttaaagtacttctaataagctacctctccaccaaaaatgagcaaaagttacttcagtaaagtctgtttaatcatgattttaaataaagtgacataaacaaaatctctgccatcagcagtccctgttaatatagccctgtcaacctgtcaaacaaaaggctacataaacctcgtgacgaaaaaaagcaacatgaacaaagcgccatgtacattcggcgaagaaaaacgaatcataaaaaagcgcccccctcagtgacagcagggtgatatcgacgttggtgatttcaaaagaagttatgtttgtttttctcaaataaaattacgtaaataatattttattgaatatggatgatcaagtatcaacaaaagcaacgtttttcatcgtttgttatcattagaacatcttattttgcttttatataaaaatggtaattgaaaatggatgctcaacattcaaatcaagcaaaacaatgtaaagggGCCAATgcgagtttgtaaacaaagagtctatcctgctcacgtcagtggatgtttacattagaagtgagcaggatagactcattgtttacaaactcacattggcccctttacattgttttgcttgaaatgcgtttttctcaaaacgcatggtttgtacatgatgctttttgaaatgttggcatcgaattatgaaacaggcaatttggaggcagtgttttgctgctctggataaaatagtcttgaaatgagtttttttgttcaaaaagtactatttttactagtgaaataggaagagaatgttcaaataaaggttctaaaaatagcagggacgacagaaaagttacattttgcatcctattgacaaattaccacaaaagtgttccgaatttgtgggtgttccgaatatgtgggatgactgtacacacACAAAGAATTCTTCCTCCCAACTCGGTAAACCATACGGAtaactgtccctattcagatgGTAgccccgattcgccccagttgacggtacactTTTCAATAGCACTAAATCTATTCTGACTCCTACAAAACCTACCTCCACTCGACCCAGGATAATGCCGGCGGCGATCGTCCCAATGCCCGCGATGAAGAACGGAATCGAAATCTGCAGCGTTGTGACCCACCATTTCTCGTGCGGAATAGCGCCGGGGTCACTTGTGGGCTCACATTCCCCAAAACACTTGCTCCACTTTTGCATGGGCGCGACCATCGGAACGACCACCACTTGGGACAACAGATCACTGTCATCAGGAGTTTGGTCGAAGGTCCGCAGCGTGGCCAGCAGATGTGTAACGGTTTGTGGATCTACCGCCGTTACGATTTCGATATCATGAGGATCCGTTAAACCTGCGACGATGTAACGAACGACTGTTTCTTCGGATAAGCTTCCCAGCTTGGACAGTTCAACCATGTCTTCGACGAAGCTGTCGTAGCTCTCTTCTGGACGCTTGGTCCGGTTCACGAGTGCGGCATGCAGGTCCAAAGTGTCCATCCGAACTGTGAAGGCTTCAGCGATGTCAAGTCGGAACGTGTCCCAATCACGATCTTTAACGGTTTCTTCGTATGACTCGTACCATAGTCTGGCAACATCTCCCAGTCGATTCACGGCATATTGAAGCACTTGGGCACTGTCCCAGTTGTGAATAGTCCGGTGTTGCTCGATTTGTTCCAGCCATCGCTGGACCGAAATGTGTCCAGGACTAAACTGCGGAACTCCGTCGGCGATTTCGTTCAACGCCATTCCGACACTTTTTTCCTAAATCTCACCAAACTTTTCGCCAGTTTTTTCGCCAAACACATTAAGTGGGACAAAACTCGAAACGGAGGAACGGAATCGAACCTTCAAAGTCGCGGTGTTACTTATCCGGTGGCGCAAGGTGTTCTGATTTTGGTTCGTCACCGCGGTGATTTTTGTGTGTTCCCCGGGGCTCGGAATCTTCGATTGGCGTTAATCGCAGTTGATTCCACCCAAGATTAAGGGACCACCACATCACAGATACCGGGAGCTGCCCGCGTGCTGACGTTATCTCCTCGCGGTGTGACAAATGGGattcgcttttttttttatatgggcgGGAAACAATGGGAACCATATCATGTTTTGGGAAGGGAACGGTAACCGAGTGACTTTAAAGCCCCTCACCTTTTCGTCACTCATCACTCAACATTGGATTCCTCATTTCCTTCCGATAAAAGGGTCATCGCGGCGCGTGTCACCATCCATATCTTGATCGTCTTTGGGTATCGGAAATTTTCCAAGCGATTGTGTCTTT
Encoded here:
- the LOC6040891 gene encoding solute carrier family 41 member 1; the protein is MALNEIADGVPQFSPGHISVQRWLEQIEQHRTIHNWDSAQVLQYAVNRLGDVARLWYESYEETVKDRDWDTFRLDIAEAFTVRMDTLDLHAALVNRTKRPEESYDSFVEDMVELSKLGSLSEETVVRYIVAGLTDPHDIEIVTAVDPQTVTHLLATLRTFDQTPDDSDLLSQVVVVPMVAPMQKWSKCFGECEPTSDPGAIPHEKWWVTTLQISIPFFIAGIGTIAAGIILGRVEQWKVFEHVTELFILVPALLGLKGNLDMCLASRLSTQANLGNMVGVGEITHMVLGNIALVQVQATVAAFLVSLFAIGVGAAINGLFLIDHALLLTASAMFTANLSCFVLDFVIVAVILLSNRLKLNPDNLATPMAASIGDMVAISLLSFIASTLFKHLYTHLWVTYIIIGCFVLLLPFWIFIVLKNRYTRPVLKSGWIPVLSALFISSLGGLVLNAAVGMFSGFVVFQPIINGIGGNLVSVQASKLSTMLHQSTTFGTVPSFTKIFEKPWKALFKGAPSAKTSRILILMSIPGQVLFIFLADLIHMSESTIGAPFVFSYLLASLIQVMLLLYIAHVIIHAMWKWKIDPDSAAIPYLTALGDLFGTSLLLVAFIFIEAVGHPYDYPIANYVHNFF
- the LOC6040889 gene encoding protein D1, with protein sequence MSMRTCKMSQVVVIALAVLLQQFTAGLCSEETRSEMADVQKAFTDHEVVPDVVDAAPTELAKVSYPSGVSANGGNELTPTQVKEQPQIEWTVDDPSSYYTLFMVDPDAPNRAEPKFRSVCHWFVGNIPGTRIAEGDHRIAFVGSGPPQGSGLHRYIFLVYKQPTGKLDLSDAPQTSNRSRNNRLNFQHKSFVERYGLGPLVAGNFYRAQFDDYVPTLHAQLSSGTE